In the Methanobacterium alcaliphilum genome, one interval contains:
- a CDS encoding CBS domain-containing protein: MIKIQDAMQKDVISFSKVTKIGDAAKILRENKISGAPVLDEDENLIGIVSEGDIMRLLEVHSPKLNLILPAPLDLIELPLRMKHEYDEIAEGMTKAALILVEEIMTRKLITITPEKSISDAAELMDKHDVKRLPVVDEKKLIGIITRGDLIGAMVKSNE; this comes from the coding sequence ATGATAAAGATTCAGGATGCTATGCAAAAAGATGTAATTTCATTTAGTAAAGTCACTAAAATAGGGGATGCTGCTAAAATTTTAAGAGAAAATAAAATTAGTGGAGCACCAGTACTGGATGAAGATGAAAATTTAATAGGTATTGTCAGTGAAGGAGACATTATGCGCCTTTTAGAAGTCCACTCCCCTAAATTGAATCTTATTCTACCTGCTCCTTTAGATCTAATTGAACTACCTCTTCGTATGAAGCATGAATACGATGAAATCGCAGAAGGAATGACCAAAGCGGCACTGATTTTAGTGGAAGAGATTATGACTCGAAAATTAATTACCATTACTCCTGAAAAATCCATATCTGATGCTGCGGAGTTAATGGATAAACATGATGTTAAGAGGCTTCCTGTGGTTGATGAGAAAAAATTAATAGGCATAATTACCCGTGGAGATTTAATTGGCGCTATGGTGAAGTCTAATGAGTAA
- the cfbC gene encoding Ni-sirohydrochlorin a,c-diamide reductive cyclase ATP-dependent reductase subunit has translation MSNVKKIAVYGKGGIGKSTTVSNIAAAYSKNHKVLVIGCDPKADTTRTLYGSRLPTVLNVLKEKRSAQVEDVVFEGYNNVMCVESGGPEPGVGCAGRGVIVAMNLLEKLEVFSEDLDVVIYDVLGDVVCGGFAVPLREDFADEVYIVTSGEYMALYAANNICKGIKKLKGNLGGIICNCKGINREEEIVNKFAQKVGSKVIGIIPRSELVQKSEIEAKTVIEKYPDSKQAGFYEKLAKDVFHNNEFTVPQPMDIEEFEEFFRQFH, from the coding sequence ATGAGTAATGTTAAAAAAATCGCAGTTTATGGTAAAGGCGGTATTGGAAAATCAACCACGGTATCCAATATTGCCGCAGCATATTCTAAAAACCATAAAGTTCTGGTAATTGGATGCGACCCTAAAGCAGATACTACCCGAACATTATATGGGTCCCGTCTCCCAACTGTCCTCAATGTATTAAAGGAAAAACGCAGTGCCCAAGTGGAAGATGTGGTCTTTGAGGGCTATAATAATGTAATGTGTGTTGAAAGTGGAGGCCCTGAACCTGGAGTAGGGTGTGCTGGAAGAGGGGTTATTGTGGCCATGAACCTTCTAGAAAAACTGGAAGTTTTCAGTGAAGATCTGGATGTGGTAATATACGATGTCCTGGGCGATGTGGTGTGCGGAGGTTTTGCAGTACCACTTAGAGAAGATTTTGCTGATGAAGTATATATTGTAACTTCAGGGGAATACATGGCTCTTTATGCAGCAAATAATATATGTAAAGGCATAAAAAAGCTCAAAGGCAACCTTGGAGGTATCATCTGCAACTGCAAGGGTATTAACCGAGAAGAGGAAATAGTTAATAAATTTGCCCAGAAGGTTGGATCGAAAGTAATAGGGATTATTCCCCGAAGTGAACTGGTTCAAAAAAGTGAAATAGAAGCAAAAACCGTTATTGAAAAATATCCCGACTCGAAGCAAGCAGGATTCTATGAAAAACTTGCTAAAGACGTTTTTCATAATAATGAATTCACAGTTCCCCAACCTATGGATATTGAGGA